The Schizosaccharomyces pombe strain 972h- genome assembly, chromosome: I genome contains a region encoding:
- the tpp2 gene encoding tripeptidyl-peptidase II Tpp2 has protein sequence MIPSDYSNKFYPVDGVVPKHETQAYEFLKKFPEYDGRGVTVGILDTGVDPGAPGLSVTTTGLPKFKNIVDCTGAGDVDTSVEVAAADSNDYLTITGRSGRTLKLSKEWKNPSKKWKVGCKLAYEFFPKDLRKRLQKLETEDMNKSNRKLLQDATDEYAKFKDKFPEAPLDKDNLQTQKELEARIECLKQLAEKFDNPGPLYDVVVFHDGEHWRVVIDSDQTGDIYLHKPLADFNVAQEWSTFGSLDLLSYGVHVYDNGNITSIVAVSGTHGTHVAGIIGANHPETPELNGAAPGCQLVSLMIGDGRLDSLETSHAFSRACSEIIKNEVDIINISFGEDAGIPNKGRVIELLRDELAGKRNVVIVSSAGNNGPAYTTVGAPGGTTFDVISVGAYVTSGMMQAQYNLLSTVHDTPYTWCSRGPTLDGDTGVSIYAPGGAITSVPPYSLQNSQLMNGTSMSSPSACGGISLILSALKAQKKPYTAAAIKKAVMYTSKDLRDDFNTGMLQVDNAYEYLAQSDFQYTGARSFTINGNIGNSKRGVYLRNPTEVCSPSRHMFNVAPKFEDGEEYEKSHFEVQLSLATTQPWIQAPEYVMMAGTGRGIPVRVDPTALAPGHHFGKVLAYDASNESRRCVFEIPVTVMKPSSISNTCFSLRDVSFEPTLIKRHFLVPPKGATYVEIRVKATSELESTNMLWISVNQTIPQTKLNEASTELIMPVTQNEVTTKLVSIDDSYTLELCMAQWWSSLEPMVLDIDVNFHGIKVVNGKEINLISSQGLKRVDCASIRRENFKPDITLKDYVDSFKPTNTVIKPLGDRDIMPDGQQLFELMATYSVEISEKTELKADFAVPHNMYDNGFNGLFFMVFDSQKQRVHYGDMYTSSHTLEKGEYLYKFQLLSVDPSTLERFRNVTLRLTKKLKKPITLPLYADHIDFCDNKTYERENIDAGVVESFVVGTNIEGEQYASELKENSLLTGELKFGDCEKGTVPVTLVLPPKISTKEDTKLGEKCANIVQLQVDLLSKLADQEKEKHLKYLQSSYKNSLEVQLAKLDIVKETNERLSTADSILSLIDTEALSRYYSCQQKVEDTIPRDVVLEKKMALQRDAFIRALVVKCETFSTQGHKDKDNYFQNYQLLLNWLENSDPRVWQIKKDYYKSQNQYGLALKALLELLKENGNSGKMDVAKLLSEEKELLVNLGWNYWHDIVFVETVKRVPPYSYALF, from the coding sequence ATGATACCTTCGgattattcaaataaattctaTCCTGTAGATGGCGTTGTTCCCAAGCATGAAACACAAGCTTAtgagtttttgaagaaatttcCTGAATATGATGGTAGAGGTGTCACTGTTGGCATTTTGGATACAGGAGTCGATCCTGGAGCTCCAGGTTTATCGGTAACAACCACCGGTTTAccaaaattcaaaaatattgtcGATTGTACTGGAGCTGGTGATGTTGATACAAGCGTGGAAGTTGCTGCAGCTGATTCAAATGATTACTTGACTATTACGGGTCGTTCAGGAAGGACCTTAAAATTATCGAAAGAATGGAAGAATCCCTCGAAGAAATGGAAAGTGGGTTGTAAACTTGCTTATGAGTTCTTTCCTAAGGATCTGAGAAAACGATTGCAAAAACTAGAAACCGAAGACATGAACAAGAGTAATAGAAAGCTTTTACAAGATGCTACAGACGAGTATGCTAAATTCAAGGATAAGTTTCCTGAAGCACCGCTCGATAAGGATAACCTACAGACACAGAAGGAACTTGAGGCTAGGATCGAGTGCTTAAAGCAGCTTGCTGAAAAGTTTGACAATCCGGGACCACTCTATGATGTAGTCGTATTCCATGATGGTGAACATTGGCGTGTAGTTATTGACTCTGACCAAACTGGTGACATATATTTACATAAGCCACTCGCTGATTTTAATGTAGCACAAGAATGGTCTACCTTTGGATCTCTCGATTTACTTAGCTACGGTGTTCACGTTTATGACAACGGGAACATAACATCAATAGTCGCAGTGAGCGGTACTCATGGTACGCATGTAGCTGGTATCATTGGAGCGAACCATCCCGAGACACCTGAATTAAATGGCGCTGCTCCAGGTTGCCAACTTGTTTCACTTATGATTGGAGATGGTCGTTTGGACTCTTTGGAAACAAGTCATGCCTTTTCTCGTGCTTGTTcagaaattataaaaaatgaagttgATATTATAAACATTAGTTTTGGAGAGGATGCTGGTATTCCGAATAAGGGTCGCGTTATTGAACTCCTTCGTGATGAACTTGCTGGAAAGAGGAATGTTGTCATAGTTTCTTCTGCTGGTAATAATGGACCTGCTTATACAACGGTTGGAGCTCCTGGTGGAACAACTTTTGATGTAATCTCTGTAGGTGCATATGTTACATCTGGCATGATGCAGGCCCAATACAATTTACTCTCAACAGTACATGACACGCCATATACCTGGTGTTCTCGGGGTCCTACACTGGATGGTGACACTGGTGTATCAATCTATGCCCCAGGAGGTGCAATTACTTCAGTTCCCCCTTATTCCTTACAGAATTCTCAGTTAATGAATGGTACAAGTATGTCTTCTCCGTCTGCTTGTGGTGGTATATCTCTAATTCTCTCGGCTCTTAAAGCTCAAAAGAAGCCATATACAGCTGCCGCTATAAAGAAAGCTGTAATGTATACTTCAAAGGATTTACGGGATGATTTTAATACTGGTATGCTTCAAGTCGATAATGCTTATGAGTATCTTGCCCAGTCCGATTTTCAATATACTGGTGCTCGTTCTTTTACAATAAATGGAAACATTGGCAATAGTAAGCGTGGTGTGTATTTACGCAATCCTACTGAGGTTTGTAGTCCTTCGCGGCATATGTTTAATGTCGCTCCCAAGTTCGAAGATGGTGAAGAATACGAAAAATCACACTTTGAGGTTCAACTTTCCCTCGCAACTACACAACCGTGGATCCAGGCCCCAGAATATGTTATGATGGCGGGTACTGGAAGAGGAATTCCAGTTCGTGTTGACCCGACTGCTCTGGCTCCGGGTCACCATTTTGGAAAGGTCCTAGCATATGACGCTAGTAACGAATCCCGTCGCTGTGTGTTTGAAATCCCAGTGACTGTCATGAAACCTTCCTCTATTTCTAACActtgtttttctcttcGTGATGTTTCTTTTGAACCTACATTGATAAAGCGTCACTTCTTGGTACCTCCGAAAGGAGCAACTTATGTTGAGATTCGTGTGAAGGCCACTTCTGAATTGGAATCTACTAACATGCTTTGGATTAGTGTTAATCAAACCATCCCCCAAACTAAGTTAAATGAAGCTTCTACTGAGTTAATTATGCCTGTAACTCAGAATGAGGTTACTACCAAACTAGTATCGATTGACGATTCTTATACGTTAGAACTTTGTATGGCACAGTGGTGGTCTTCGCTTGAACCTATGGTTTTAGATATTGATGTCAACTTTCATGGCATTAAAGTTGTTAATGGCAAGGAGATTAATTTAATCTCATCCCAAGGATTGAAGCGTGTTGACTGTGCCAGCATAAGAcgtgaaaattttaaaccTGATATTACATTAAAGGACTACGTTGATTCATTCAAACCAACAAATACAGTTATAAAGCCTTTAGGAGATCGAGATATTATGCCTGACGGACAACAATTATTCGAATTGATGGCGACGTATTCTGTTGAAATCTCCGAGAAGACTGAGCTAAAGGCTGATTTTGCAGTTCCACATAACATGTATGATAATGGTTTTAATGGACTGTTTTTTATGGTGTTTGATTCTCAAAAGCAACGCGTTCACTATGGTGACATGTATACTTCATCGCATACCTTGGAAAAAGGAGAATATCTCTACAAATTTCAGCTACTCAGCGTAGATCCATCTACCCTTGAACGTTTCAGGAATGTTACCTTAAGATTAACCAAAAAGCTTAAAAAACCAATTACTCTTCCACTTTATGCTGATCATATTGACTTTTGTGACAACAAGACATATGAGCGTGAAAATATTGACGCTGGTGTTGTTGAAAGCTTCGTTGTTGGTACTAATATCGAAGGAGAACAATATGCATCCGAACTCAAAGAAAATTCGCTTTTAACTGGTGAATTAAAATTTGGAGATTGTGAAAAGGGTACCGTTCCAGTAACATTGGTTTTGCCTCCTAAGATATCGACTAAAGAGGATACAAAATTAGGCGAAAAATGTGCCAATATTGTTCAATTACAAGTTGATTTGTTGTCGAAATTGGCAGaccaagaaaaagagaagcaCTTGAAGTATTTGCAATCTTCTTATAAAAACAGCCTTGAAGTTCAGCTTGCTAAATTGGATATTGTTAAAGAAACCAATGAACGTTTATCTACTGCAGATTCCATCCTCTCCTTAATTGACACTGAAGCCTTGTCCAGATACTACAGTTGTCAACAGAAGGTCGAAGATACGATACCTCGAGATGTCGTgttagaaaagaaaatggcACTGCAGAGAGATGCTTTCATCCGTGCTTTAGTGGTTAAGTGTGAAACATTTAGCACACAAGGTCACAAGGACAAagataattattttcaGAACTATCAGTTACTTTTGAATTGGCTTGAAAACTCCGATCCTCGAGTATGGCAAATCAAGAAAGATTATTACAAAAGTCAGAATCAGTACGGGTTGGCGTTGAAAGCGCTTTTGGAACTATTGAAGGAAAATGGAAATTCCGGAAAAATGGACGTTGCAAAACTTCTGTCAGAAGAGAAAGAATTGCTTGTAAACTTAGGTTGGAATTATTGGCACGATATTGTATTTGTAGAAACAGTAAAGCGTGTTCCTCCTTATTCTTATGCGTTATTTTAA